The Leptolyngbya sp. CCY15150 genome window below encodes:
- a CDS encoding translocation/assembly module TamB: MSHTPEPDPMIPDPNPSPPPRRRRYLARSVVVLLLLGSGLGVLRVRQFVYDDLSPMVSRSLSNLVNRPVDIGEVESFWVTGLRLGPSTMPPTDDNRDRLDIAAVDVHFNPLEVVFDRTLTLDITLVQPQLYLDQTADGAWLPLTFTPAEPGPLSIELNRIWLDNGTVTLQPFDWSRLPDALAASPSEILGSQAIAPLPGAQIDQAIAPIVLDAVDGEATFRNENKLIGFNLRGLPDSGGRFRIQGEADLEGERLQLAVQGHQLAIAALGTVVRSPLTFQQGAVDTNLEVALNLSELMDFGLQGSLTFRDLAAAIDGIPDTVPNTIQNGNGRLRFQGQTVTVEDTNLRYGSIDAIAQGQVDLSEGYDLSVELPSLTLDNLFTTFAITPPELELSGDFQVTTTITGPLAEPQVAGRVRNRQAVQVDRLALDTVGTEFLVTPSEVLISNLEVLPRVGGRLLGNGSIALGEVSGLVFDTTVQNIPADAIAILYGASLPDNLTIGAVSGDIQVFGPLSPASSIQAIANWRTDGTYPAQGEITLDNNLVEVRNTVVQALDGTLTANGFAALDTREWQANVGVNQVPLAPFSPQLRGVLDANLDLSGSLADLSPAGITATGDARLSDGVSLLTGPLTTVFAWEGDRLVVNRAEADGFYADGTIDTDLSQRGAEAIAALNLNLRLDDFDLATLPARLETFPSQVDVRGLVSFSGQVTGSGTDPALTGVTQVDRLAINQLTFEPSLAGNLQATLTSGVALDISGSQDRIALALNERYLPTAVLVDVQGASLLAIEEGDRLVGEIQQVDLAWFDVAPAADQGLGEIQGILSGTFQANINDLSNPIVTANVAVDRPAIGYIDAQAFSGELYYGNGSLSLTGGDLAFARSNYGVEASYNPGRSPQLSGQVIAQPGELSDLLFALKIIDVQDFTRGLRPPLYGAASAVQPTALDVRPYTLINRLRRLAELDALRDRQEIDESNDLNLPSPSDAEGQFTGGIQFTASAQTGFTADFNIEGTDWRWGDYDIQRVVAVGDLRDNMLTLLPLRAESGDAVLNLSGRIGGSDQSAQLVLSNVPVAPLRDLVDLPLLVDGNLNANALLTGDVTAPQVTGAVSLSNGTLNATPIDTAEVRLSYNNARLNFIGEMLVGEIKGADGAGVDPEPLSISGSIPYALPFMTIEPESDALRLAVNVRDDGLALMNLFTNQVTWISGQGAVDLTIEGTLSDPRAVGSITLQDTVLTAQNLPAPITEVTGQVDFNFDRIQVQSLTGNFSAGTISAQGVLPIATPLRELVDNLDTEEDPRLQPLTVTLRDIAMNFRGLYNGGVAGDLRIDGTAIAPLVGGDIRLSNGRVFLASGNQPAEPVPEAEEQRQGGFRPPELNNLQITLGNNLQILSEPLINFVATGGLTINGTFDNLLPQGTVQLERGYVNLFTTRFNLTQETDEFPQTAVFTPNQGLMPSLKVRLLAIVPEVTLPPTFQSSSGFTSSEIAESVVTASDFGTVESVRIIATVDGPANRIFDTLELSSDPSRSENQIVALIGGGALSALNEGDETLAIVNLAGSALLGSLQNLIGRALGLSEFRLFPTNTASDSGDASTLGLAAEVGFEVTNDLSVSILQVLTADDPPQLGLRYRLNDEFRIRGSVSSSGNPSAVLEYQIRF; this comes from the coding sequence ATGAGCCATACACCTGAACCCGACCCAATGATCCCAGACCCCAATCCATCGCCGCCGCCACGCCGCCGGCGGTATTTGGCACGTTCTGTGGTGGTCTTACTGCTGCTGGGCAGCGGTCTAGGCGTGCTGCGGGTTCGGCAGTTTGTCTATGATGATCTGTCGCCGATGGTGTCTCGCAGTCTCAGCAACCTGGTGAACCGCCCGGTAGATATCGGCGAGGTGGAGAGTTTTTGGGTGACGGGGTTACGTCTCGGGCCATCAACCATGCCTCCGACAGACGACAATCGCGATCGCCTCGATATTGCTGCAGTTGACGTACATTTCAATCCCCTAGAGGTGGTCTTCGATCGCACCCTCACCCTAGATATCACCCTAGTTCAGCCCCAGCTTTACTTAGATCAAACCGCTGATGGAGCCTGGCTACCCCTCACCTTTACCCCTGCAGAACCTGGGCCGCTCTCCATTGAACTCAACCGCATTTGGCTAGACAACGGTACCGTCACCCTCCAGCCCTTTGACTGGTCGCGGTTACCCGATGCCCTGGCAGCCTCCCCCAGCGAAATCCTGGGATCACAGGCGATCGCTCCCCTCCCTGGCGCGCAGATTGATCAAGCGATCGCCCCCATTGTGCTAGACGCGGTAGACGGCGAGGCCACCTTCCGCAATGAAAATAAGTTAATTGGCTTTAACCTGCGCGGACTGCCCGACAGCGGCGGACGCTTCCGCATTCAGGGTGAAGCCGACCTAGAGGGTGAGCGCCTGCAGTTGGCAGTACAGGGGCACCAATTGGCGATCGCGGCCTTGGGAACCGTGGTGCGATCGCCCTTGACGTTTCAGCAGGGCGCAGTGGACACCAATCTAGAGGTGGCCCTGAATCTAAGCGAGCTCATGGACTTTGGTCTCCAGGGCAGTTTAACCTTCCGCGATCTGGCGGCGGCCATCGATGGCATCCCCGACACTGTGCCCAATACCATTCAGAATGGCAACGGTCGCCTACGGTTTCAGGGACAAACGGTGACCGTGGAAGATACCAACCTGCGCTACGGCAGCATCGACGCGATCGCCCAAGGCCAGGTGGATTTATCCGAAGGGTATGATCTGTCCGTGGAATTACCTAGCCTCACCCTAGATAACCTATTCACCACCTTTGCGATCACGCCACCAGAGCTGGAGCTGTCGGGCGATTTTCAGGTCACCACCACCATCACCGGCCCCTTAGCAGAACCCCAAGTGGCGGGTCGAGTGCGCAATCGGCAGGCCGTGCAGGTTGATCGCCTCGCCCTAGACACCGTGGGCACCGAGTTTTTGGTGACCCCCAGTGAGGTGCTGATCTCCAATCTCGAAGTCTTGCCCCGAGTTGGCGGACGACTGCTGGGCAACGGCAGCATTGCCCTAGGCGAGGTCTCCGGTCTCGTCTTCGACACCACGGTACAAAACATTCCCGCCGACGCGATCGCCATCCTCTACGGAGCCTCCCTGCCAGACAATTTGACCATCGGCGCAGTCTCAGGTGATATCCAAGTCTTTGGCCCCCTCAGCCCGGCAAGTTCCATCCAGGCAATCGCCAACTGGCGCACCGATGGCACCTATCCAGCCCAAGGGGAAATTACCCTAGACAACAATCTAGTGGAAGTGCGCAACACCGTCGTGCAGGCCTTGGATGGCACCCTCACCGCCAATGGCTTTGCCGCCCTCGATACCCGCGAGTGGCAGGCCAACGTGGGGGTGAATCAAGTGCCCCTTGCTCCCTTCTCGCCCCAGCTCCGCGGCGTCTTGGATGCCAACCTCGACCTCAGCGGCAGCCTCGCCGATCTTTCTCCCGCAGGCATTACCGCCACCGGAGATGCCCGCCTTTCCGATGGGGTCTCCTTGCTAACTGGCCCCTTGACCACGGTCTTTGCCTGGGAGGGCGATCGCCTGGTCGTCAACCGGGCTGAGGCCGATGGCTTCTACGCCGACGGTACGATTGACACTGATCTCAGCCAACGGGGTGCCGAAGCGATCGCCGCCCTGAATTTGAACCTACGCTTGGATGATTTTGACCTAGCCACCCTGCCCGCCCGCTTGGAGACCTTTCCATCCCAGGTGGATGTGCGCGGTCTAGTGAGCTTTAGCGGTCAGGTGACCGGCAGCGGCACCGACCCAGCCTTGACCGGCGTCACCCAAGTAGATCGCCTGGCCATCAACCAACTGACCTTCGAGCCAAGCCTCGCTGGCAACCTGCAAGCCACCCTCACCAGCGGCGTCGCCCTAGATATTTCCGGCAGCCAAGACCGCATTGCCCTCGCTCTCAATGAGCGATACCTGCCCACCGCCGTGCTGGTGGATGTGCAAGGAGCTTCACTCCTGGCGATTGAAGAAGGCGATCGCTTGGTGGGAGAGATCCAGCAGGTTGATCTAGCTTGGTTTGACGTTGCTCCGGCAGCCGACCAAGGTCTAGGCGAAATTCAGGGCATTCTCAGCGGCACCTTTCAAGCCAATATCAACGACCTCAGCAATCCCATCGTCACGGCCAATGTAGCTGTAGATCGTCCCGCCATCGGCTACATCGATGCCCAAGCTTTTTCAGGAGAACTATACTATGGCAACGGCAGCCTCTCGCTGACCGGCGGTGACCTAGCCTTTGCCCGCAGCAATTACGGCGTGGAGGCTAGCTACAATCCGGGGCGATCGCCGCAACTGTCAGGGCAAGTCATCGCCCAACCTGGTGAACTCAGTGATTTGCTATTTGCCCTAAAAATTATTGATGTTCAAGATTTCACCCGCGGGCTGCGTCCGCCCCTCTATGGTGCTGCCAGCGCCGTCCAGCCCACCGCCCTAGACGTGCGACCCTACACCCTGATCAATCGCCTGCGTCGCCTAGCCGAACTTGATGCCCTACGCGATCGCCAAGAGATAGACGAATCCAACGATCTCAACCTTCCCAGCCCCAGTGATGCTGAAGGACAATTCACCGGCGGCATCCAATTCACCGCCTCCGCTCAAACAGGCTTCACCGCTGATTTCAATATCGAAGGCACAGACTGGCGCTGGGGAGACTATGACATTCAACGGGTGGTTGCCGTTGGTGATCTGCGAGACAATATGCTTACTCTCCTACCTCTACGGGCAGAATCAGGGGATGCGGTTCTTAATCTATCAGGACGCATTGGCGGCAGCGATCAATCCGCCCAGCTCGTCCTCAGCAATGTCCCCGTTGCCCCCTTGCGTGACCTCGTAGATCTACCGCTCCTTGTGGATGGCAACCTCAACGCCAACGCCTTGCTGACGGGTGATGTAACCGCACCTCAGGTCACGGGGGCAGTCTCCCTCAGCAACGGCACCCTCAACGCCACCCCCATCGATACAGCCGAAGTTCGCCTCAGCTACAACAATGCCCGCTTAAACTTCATTGGGGAAATGCTGGTGGGCGAAATTAAGGGGGCTGATGGCGCAGGGGTAGATCCTGAACCCCTTTCGATATCCGGCAGCATTCCCTACGCCCTGCCATTCATGACCATTGAGCCCGAAAGCGATGCCCTACGATTGGCTGTGAATGTTCGAGACGACGGTCTAGCGCTGATGAACTTGTTTACCAACCAGGTTACTTGGATCAGTGGCCAAGGAGCAGTTGACCTGACCATCGAAGGAACGCTATCTGATCCGAGGGCGGTGGGCAGCATCACGCTGCAAGATACGGTGTTGACAGCCCAGAACCTACCTGCCCCGATTACCGAGGTGACCGGTCAGGTTGACTTCAACTTCGATCGCATCCAGGTTCAGTCTCTGACCGGGAACTTCAGCGCTGGTACCATCAGCGCCCAGGGGGTGTTGCCTATCGCTACGCCGCTGAGGGAGCTCGTGGATAATCTAGATACGGAGGAGGATCCCAGGCTTCAACCCCTCACCGTAACGCTGCGCGATATTGCCATGAATTTCCGAGGGTTGTATAACGGCGGTGTTGCCGGTGATTTACGGATTGATGGAACAGCGATCGCTCCCCTCGTCGGTGGTGATATTCGCCTCAGCAATGGGCGTGTCTTTCTAGCTAGCGGCAACCAGCCAGCAGAACCCGTCCCAGAAGCCGAAGAGCAACGACAGGGAGGATTCCGTCCACCCGAGTTAAATAACTTGCAGATCACCCTAGGAAATAACCTACAAATTTTGAGTGAGCCGTTGATTAACTTTGTGGCTACCGGCGGGTTAACTATCAACGGAACCTTTGATAACCTACTGCCCCAAGGTACCGTCCAGCTTGAACGCGGCTATGTTAACTTATTTACAACTCGCTTTAATCTGACCCAAGAAACCGATGAGTTTCCGCAAACCGCCGTCTTCACCCCCAATCAAGGATTAATGCCCTCCCTCAAGGTACGGCTTTTGGCCATCGTTCCCGAGGTGACGCTCCCACCCACTTTCCAATCCAGCAGTGGCTTTACGTCCTCCGAAATTGCTGAATCCGTGGTGACGGCCAGCGATTTTGGTACGGTAGAAAGCGTGCGGATTATTGCAACGGTAGATGGCCCAGCCAATCGCATCTTCGACACCCTTGAGCTGAGCAGTGATCCATCCCGTAGCGAGAATCAAATTGTGGCCTTGATCGGCGGCGGTGCCCTCAGCGCCTTGAACGAAGGAGACGAAACCTTAGCGATCGTTAACTTAGCTGGCTCTGCCCTCCTCGGCAGTTTACAAAACCTCATTGGTCGCGCCCTAGGCTTATCCGAATTTCGCCTCTTTCCTACCAATACTGCATCAGATAGTGGTGATGCCTCCACCCTAGGACTGGCCGCAGAGGTGGGCTTCGAAGTCACCAATGATCTGTCAGTATCGATTTTGCAAGTCTTGACAGCGGATGATCCACCCCAGTTAGGGCTACGCTATCGCCTCAATGACGAGTTTCGTATCCGAGGTAGTGTTAGCTCCAGTGGTAATCCCAGTGCCGTTTTAGAATATCAAATCCGATTTTAG
- a CDS encoding IS630 family transposase (programmed frameshift), translating into MAKPYSDDFRRKVMQAIELDGLKKCEASQLFNISRNTINLWCQRKAQTGDIKPTPRNRPQRPPKINDWEKFEVFVRAHGDKTQRELAELWDGEISQPTISRAIAKIRYSRKKTYGYIQRDEEKRAAFLVWLSQVFKASVTYVDESGMDERDNYGYGYSPIGERFYAMKSGRRQGRVNMIAGYRDGELIAPFTVEGSCNRMVFEVWLESCLIPQLRPGEWVVLDNATFHHGGRIAELIEAAGCQVMYLPPYSPDLNRIEKCWAWLKSRIRKVLGDVANLREAMELVLKEA; encoded by the exons ATGGCTAAACCCTATAGTGACGACTTTCGACGCAAAGTGATGCAGGCGATCGAGTTGGACGGACTCAAGAAATGCGAAGCCAGTCAACTGTTCAACATCAGCCGCAACACCATCAACTTGTGGTGTCAGCGCAAAGCCCAAACCGGCGATATCAAACCCACCCCCCGAAACCGACCCCAACGCCCACCCAAAATCAACGATTGGGAGAAATTTGAGGTCTTCGTCCGTGCCCATGGCGACAAAACTCAGCGGGAACTAGCCGAACTGTGGGACGGTGAGATCAGCCAACCTACCATCTCACGGGCCATCGCGAAGATTCGCTACAGCCGT AAAAAAACCTACGGGTACATCCAACGAGATGAGGAGAAACGAGCAGCATTCCTAGTCTGGTTGAGCCAAGTGTTCAAGGCTTCTGTGACCTACGTCGATGAGTCTGGTATGGATGAGCGGGACAACTATGGCTATGGCTACTCCCCCATCGGCGAGCGGTTCTATGCGATGAAATCGGGTCGGCGTCAGGGACGGGTGAACATGATTGCGGGGTATCGGGATGGTGAGCTGATTGCGCCCTTTACGGTGGAGGGTTCCTGTAATCGCATGGTGTTTGAGGTGTGGCTGGAAAGCTGCTTAATCCCGCAACTGCGTCCAGGGGAGTGGGTGGTCTTGGATAATGCGACGTTTCATCATGGGGGACGAATAGCTGAACTGATTGAGGCAGCTGGGTGTCAGGTGATGTATCTGCCGCCGTACTCCCCGGACTTAAATCGAATTGAGAAGTGCTGGGCGTGGTTGAAGAGCCGGATTCGTAAAGTATTGGGAGACGTTGCGAATTTACGAGAGGCGATGGAGCTTGTGCTGAAGGAAGCT
- a CDS encoding ABC transporter substrate-binding protein produces the protein MQYRGRRYRQRQARRSQGRRWAWIGLWLAIALLLIGCQRADVSTDVSTDISTTLATVERSPLGRLVLAGLSDPKTFNPPLNQEFPHVFLFTARGLTQENGITGELLPELAESWQVSDDGTLITFTLRPNLRWSDGEPLTVEDVVFTYRDVIFNPAIPSDAKDGLRIGDDRQFPTVQAVGDRQVAFRLPEPFSPFLRATADYRTSILPRHRLADTVSTLDSSGNPLFISQWDTSTNPADLVVAGPFQIASYTPAERVLFRRNPYYWQQDDQGRSLPGLDQIVWQLVESTDNQLLRFRSGDLDVIGDSRPLRPDYFELLKREEERGQFQILVGGESSSTTFVAFNLNRAKNNEGQPVVDPVKSAWFHNRQFRQAIAHAINRPRLINNIYRGIATPQNSPVSLQSPYFLSPEQGLPVYDYDLERSRQLLELAGFVYDAGGQLFDAEGNRVQFSLRTNAGNQVREAIASQLRSDLGAIGIQLDVEAIDFGALVSRLTQTREWDTILIGFTGSIEPHSGSNLWTSTGGSHLFNLGPQPGQPPIQDWQVSDWEADIDRLFRAGAQEFDEARRQEIYGEFQTIVQNQLPVIYLAHEIALMAVRNSVEGVDYSGLSPWGLWNIEHLQIRQDN, from the coding sequence ATGCAGTATCGAGGGAGGCGATATCGTCAGAGACAGGCTCGGCGCAGCCAGGGACGCCGTTGGGCATGGATAGGTCTTTGGCTGGCGATCGCTCTGCTGTTGATCGGCTGTCAAAGAGCCGATGTATCGACTGATGTATCGACTGATATATCGACGACGCTAGCGACAGTTGAGCGATCGCCGCTGGGCAGGCTGGTACTGGCAGGTCTATCCGATCCCAAAACCTTTAACCCACCGCTCAACCAAGAATTTCCCCATGTATTTCTGTTCACCGCCAGGGGGCTGACCCAGGAAAACGGCATTACTGGAGAATTGCTGCCCGAACTGGCCGAATCCTGGCAGGTGTCGGACGACGGTACGCTGATCACCTTCACCCTGCGTCCCAACCTGCGCTGGTCGGATGGGGAACCGCTGACAGTGGAGGATGTGGTGTTTACATACCGCGATGTGATTTTTAATCCCGCCATCCCGTCCGATGCCAAGGATGGGCTACGCATTGGGGACGATCGCCAGTTTCCCACCGTCCAGGCCGTGGGCGATCGCCAGGTTGCCTTTCGCTTGCCCGAACCCTTTTCGCCCTTCCTGCGGGCCACCGCCGACTACCGTACCTCAATCCTGCCCCGCCATCGCCTGGCCGATACGGTGAGCACCCTAGACAGCAGCGGTAATCCTCTGTTCATCTCCCAGTGGGACACGAGTACCAATCCCGCCGATCTGGTGGTGGCGGGGCCGTTCCAAATCGCGTCCTACACGCCCGCCGAGCGGGTGCTGTTTCGCCGCAATCCCTACTATTGGCAGCAGGATGACCAGGGGCGATCGCTCCCCGGTCTTGACCAAATTGTCTGGCAGTTGGTGGAATCGACGGATAATCAACTGCTGCGCTTTCGCTCCGGTGACCTAGACGTGATCGGCGACAGCCGTCCCCTGCGCCCCGACTATTTTGAGTTGCTGAAGCGGGAGGAGGAGCGCGGCCAGTTTCAGATCTTGGTGGGGGGAGAATCATCCAGCACCACCTTTGTGGCGTTTAACCTGAATCGGGCCAAGAACAATGAGGGGCAGCCGGTGGTCGATCCGGTCAAGTCTGCTTGGTTTCACAATCGCCAGTTTCGGCAAGCGATCGCCCATGCCATTAACCGTCCACGGCTGATTAACAATATCTATCGCGGCATCGCCACCCCGCAAAATTCCCCCGTGTCCCTGCAAAGTCCCTATTTTCTCTCCCCCGAGCAGGGGCTGCCGGTGTATGACTATGACCTAGAGCGATCGCGGCAGTTGCTAGAGTTGGCCGGCTTTGTTTACGACGCGGGAGGGCAACTGTTCGACGCTGAGGGCAACCGAGTGCAGTTTTCCCTGCGCACCAATGCGGGCAACCAAGTCCGGGAAGCGATCGCCTCCCAGTTGCGGTCTGACCTAGGCGCGATCGGCATTCAGCTCGACGTGGAAGCGATCGACTTCGGTGCCCTCGTATCCCGCCTCACCCAAACCCGCGAGTGGGATACGATTCTGATTGGCTTCACCGGCAGCATCGAACCCCACAGCGGCTCCAACCTCTGGACGAGTACCGGCGGCTCCCATTTGTTCAACCTTGGCCCGCAGCCCGGTCAACCGCCCATCCAAGATTGGCAGGTCTCCGACTGGGAAGCGGATATCGATCGCCTGTTTCGGGCTGGGGCTCAGGAATTTGACGAAGCGCGGCGGCAGGAGATCTACGGCGAGTTTCAAACCATTGTGCAAAACCAACTGCCGGTGATTTACCTGGCCCATGAGATTGCGCTGATGGCGGTGCGCAATTCGGTCGAGGGGGTTGACTATTCGGGTCTATCACCCTGGGGGTTGTGGAACATCGAACACCTGCAAATCCGTCAGGACAATTAA
- a CDS encoding NAD-dependent succinate-semialdehyde dehydrogenase gives MGIASINPATGITLKTFEPLDETAIAQAIDLAQQTFETYRHTTFAQRKAWLQAAADYLMANSAGYGKLLTLEMGKPLKSAIAEVEKCALVCRYYADQAETLLADHPIATDASYSGVRYDPLGIILAVMPWNFPFWQVFRFAAPALMAGNVALLKHASNVPQSAIAIETILRQAGFPEGAFQTLLIQADQVASVVADPRIKAATLTGSEGAGASLAATAGTHLKKTVLELGGSDPFIVMPSADLEAAVTTGVTARLLNNGQSCIAAKRFILHEAIAPQFLDRFVAAFKSLKIGDPLDMGTDIGPLATPAILHELDQQVQACLADGATVLVGGDPSALPIRAIAEFQQGNFYPPTILTRIPPTSAANQEEFFGPVALVYTVADLDEAIALANQTPFGLGASAWTTDAQERDRLLAGLEAGSVFINGLVKSDPRLPFGGIKRSGYGRELSSQGIQEFVNIKTIWVK, from the coding sequence ATGGGGATTGCGTCCATTAACCCAGCGACAGGCATCACCCTCAAAACCTTTGAGCCCTTGGATGAAACGGCGATCGCCCAAGCGATTGACCTGGCCCAACAGACCTTTGAAACCTACCGCCACACCACCTTTGCCCAGCGCAAAGCATGGCTGCAGGCAGCGGCGGACTATCTCATGGCCAACAGTGCTGGCTATGGCAAGCTGCTGACCTTGGAAATGGGTAAGCCTCTGAAGTCCGCGATCGCTGAGGTGGAGAAATGTGCCTTGGTCTGTCGCTACTATGCCGACCAGGCTGAAACCCTGCTGGCGGATCACCCCATTGCCACCGACGCCAGCTACAGCGGTGTGCGCTACGACCCCTTGGGCATTATTCTGGCGGTGATGCCGTGGAATTTTCCCTTTTGGCAGGTGTTTCGCTTTGCTGCACCAGCGCTGATGGCGGGGAATGTGGCGTTGCTCAAACATGCCTCGAATGTACCCCAGAGCGCGATCGCCATTGAAACCATTCTGCGCCAAGCCGGTTTTCCCGAGGGCGCGTTCCAAACCTTGCTGATCCAAGCCGATCAAGTGGCCTCAGTGGTGGCCGATCCTCGGATTAAGGCCGCCACTCTCACCGGCAGTGAAGGGGCGGGGGCAAGTTTGGCGGCCACGGCGGGCACCCATCTCAAGAAAACCGTGCTGGAATTGGGCGGCAGTGATCCGTTCATCGTCATGCCCAGCGCCGATCTAGAAGCGGCGGTGACCACGGGCGTGACGGCGCGCTTACTGAATAATGGTCAGTCTTGCATTGCGGCCAAGCGGTTTATCCTCCACGAAGCGATCGCCCCCCAGTTTCTCGATCGCTTTGTGGCGGCGTTTAAGTCCCTGAAGATTGGCGATCCTCTGGATATGGGCACCGACATTGGCCCCCTGGCCACGCCGGCTATTTTGCACGAACTGGATCAGCAGGTGCAGGCTTGCTTAGCTGACGGGGCCACGGTTTTAGTCGGTGGCGATCCATCGGCATTACCCATTCGCGCCATCGCCGAATTTCAGCAGGGCAACTTCTACCCGCCCACCATTTTGACCCGCATTCCCCCGACCAGCGCCGCCAACCAAGAAGAGTTCTTTGGTCCCGTTGCCTTGGTCTACACCGTTGCTGATCTCGATGAAGCGATCGCCCTGGCCAACCAAACCCCCTTTGGCCTAGGCGCGAGCGCTTGGACGACCGATGCCCAAGAACGCGATCGCCTGCTGGCGGGCCTAGAAGCCGGATCGGTGTTTATCAACGGTTTGGTGAAGTCTGACCCCCGCTTGCCCTTTGGCGGCATCAAGCGATCGGGCTATGGTCGCGAACTGAGCAGCCAAGGCATTCAGGAATTCGTCAACATTAAAACCATCTGGGTGAAGTAG
- a CDS encoding acetolactate synthase large subunit — protein MNTAELLVRCLENEGVEYIFGVPGEENLQILQALKHSSIQFITTRHEQGAAFMADVYGRLTGKAGVCLSTLGPGATNLMTGVADATLDRAPLVAITGQVGTDQMHIESHQYLDLVAMFSPVTKWNTQIVRPSNTPEIIRKAFKIAQSEKPGAVHIDLPENIAAMPAVGAPLQPDTREKTYASFQSLDRAAAAIANAKNPLILAGNGVLRSQASEALTALATQLNIPVVNTFMGKGAIPYTHPLALWTFGLQQRDYISCGFDSADLIIAIGYDLVEYSPKRWNPDGTMPIVHIGQISAEIDSSYIPLAEVVGDISDSLWELLKRVNRQDKPEPRALDLRQEIVADYEQYATDSEFPIKPQKLIYDLRQVLGPDDIVISDVGAHKMWMARHYHSEQPNTCIISNGFAAMGIAIPGAIAAKLVAPNRKVVAVSGDGGFMMNCQELETALRIGTPFVTIIFNDGGYGLIEWKQRNQYGEPAFIKFGNPDFVKFAESMGLKGYRLESTLDFIPMLKDALNQSVPAVIDCPIDYRENLLFTQKAGDLSCPI, from the coding sequence ATGAATACTGCCGAACTTCTTGTCCGCTGCCTCGAAAATGAAGGCGTTGAATATATCTTTGGCGTACCGGGAGAAGAAAATCTCCAAATTCTCCAAGCCCTGAAGCATTCCTCCATTCAATTCATCACCACCCGCCATGAACAAGGAGCTGCGTTCATGGCCGATGTGTATGGACGCTTGACCGGGAAGGCTGGGGTTTGTCTATCGACCCTGGGCCCCGGTGCCACAAACTTAATGACCGGCGTTGCCGATGCCACCCTCGATCGCGCTCCCTTAGTGGCGATTACGGGTCAGGTGGGGACGGATCAAATGCATATCGAATCCCATCAATACCTCGATTTGGTGGCCATGTTCTCGCCCGTGACCAAGTGGAATACCCAGATCGTGCGCCCCAGCAACACCCCAGAAATTATCCGCAAGGCCTTTAAGATTGCCCAAAGTGAAAAACCGGGTGCCGTCCATATTGACCTACCGGAAAATATTGCCGCCATGCCCGCCGTGGGTGCGCCGCTACAGCCCGATACGCGGGAAAAAACCTATGCGTCCTTCCAAAGCCTAGACCGGGCAGCGGCGGCCATTGCTAATGCCAAAAATCCGCTGATCCTTGCGGGGAATGGGGTATTGCGATCGCAGGCCAGTGAAGCCCTCACCGCTCTCGCCACCCAGCTCAATATTCCTGTCGTCAACACCTTCATGGGCAAGGGAGCCATTCCCTACACCCACCCCCTAGCCCTGTGGACCTTTGGTCTACAGCAGCGGGACTATATTAGCTGCGGGTTTGACAGCGCCGATCTAATTATTGCCATCGGCTACGACCTGGTGGAATATTCCCCCAAACGCTGGAACCCGGATGGCACCATGCCCATTGTTCACATTGGGCAAATCTCGGCAGAAATTGACAGCAGCTACATTCCCCTGGCGGAAGTGGTAGGAGATATTTCCGACTCGTTGTGGGAGTTGCTGAAGCGGGTAAATCGGCAAGATAAACCCGAACCCCGGGCCCTCGATCTACGCCAGGAAATAGTGGCAGACTATGAGCAATATGCAACGGATAGTGAGTTTCCCATCAAGCCCCAGAAGCTGATCTACGATCTGCGCCAGGTACTGGGCCCAGACGATATTGTGATTTCTGACGTGGGAGCCCACAAGATGTGGATGGCGCGCCACTACCATTCTGAGCAACCCAATACCTGCATTATTTCCAATGGGTTTGCTGCCATGGGTATCGCTATTCCAGGGGCGATCGCGGCTAAGCTGGTTGCGCCCAATCGTAAGGTGGTGGCAGTCTCGGGCGATGGCGGGTTTATGATGAACTGCCAAGAGCTAGAAACAGCTTTGCGCATTGGCACACCCTTTGTCACCATTATTTTCAACGATGGCGGCTATGGCCTGATCGAATGGAAGCAGCGCAATCAGTATGGCGAGCCGGCCTTCATCAAGTTTGGCAATCCCGATTTTGTTAAATTTGCTGAAAGTATGGGTCTCAAGGGCTATCGTTTGGAATCGACCCTAGACTTTATACCCATGCTCAAGGATGCCCTCAACCAATCGGTGCCAGCGGTGATCGACTGCCCCATCGACTATCGGGAAAACCTACTGTTTACCCAGAAAGCGGGGGATTTAAGCTGCCCTATCTAG